The genomic region GCGCCGGGCCAACATGTCGGCCATATCACCCTCTACCTGCGCGAAGCGGGCGGGCGTATCGAGGGCCGCGTTTCGACGCCCGACGGGAAGAGTCCGCAAGGCGCCCTTGTGTGGACCGGTTCGACCGCGAATCCCGTGGCGGGCATGTTGCCCGGCATGGAGGGAGGCGGCCCGGGCAACGGCATGCAGGTCGGCGCGGACGGATCGTTCGCATTCACCAACCTTGCGGCGGACACCTATCAGATTCATGCCCGGCTGGAAGGATACGCCCAGGCGCAAACGCCTCCCATCGCGCTGGCCGAAGGACAACAAATCACCGGTGTCACGATCGCGCTGGGCTACGGCAACGCGCTTCAGGGCACCGTTCAATTCAACGGTTACCTCGAACCGGGTGCGTTTGTCGGCGTCGCCGGCAACGGCGTGTCGGAGATTACCTCGACCGACGCCCAGGGCCGGTACCGTTTTGAGCGGCTGCCCGCCGGCATCTATCTTGGGACGGCCATGTCGCTTTCGGCAGGCGGCCCCATCATGGGGTTCTTCTCGCCGCTTCACGGGAGGATTGAAATCGTGGAAGGACAACCCACGGTCTTCAATTTCGGCGAACCCACGAATACCGCGCTCGAAGGCCGCTGCGTGCCCCCGCCGCCCGGCGGCTACCTGGGGTATGCGATTCTCCAGCAACCCGGCGCGCCGCCCGTCTCGCTCAACGTCGCGAATCCACTGGCATGGTTCCAGGATCAGGCCGGTCCGTGGCAATATGTGATGGGCATGGCGCCGGTCGCGTCGAACGGCTATTTCCGCATTGACAATCTCGTCGGAGGCCAGTACCAACTCGACGTGTTCATGAGCAATCTCGGCGAGGTCATGCTGGGCAACATGCGCCAGGTGTTCCACGGCATGGTGGACATCGCCGACGGGCAAGTCGTGAACATGAATGTCGAGATCGCCAATCCGGAACGGGCACAGGGCGCGCCGCAATGAAGGATATTACATGTCGTTGACAGCCATTTCATTGAACGATGTACACGTTTCCTACGGCGACCTGAACGTGCTTCAGGGGATGACGTTCGACGTGGCGGCGGACGGTTCGACGGGGCGCGCCGTGGGTCTTCTGGGACCGAACGGCGCCGGCAAGAGCACCCTGCTCAAAACCCTGCTGGGGTTCCTGCGGCCCCGGAAAGGTTCGGCCGCCCTGTTCGGCCTGCCGATGCCCGAACGCGCGCTCGAAGCCCGACAGCGGCTCGGTTATATGCCCGAACGGGACATCGTGTCCCCGAAAGTGAGCGCGGTCTCGCTGTTGACGCATTGCGGATCGTTGTCGGGCATGTCGCGTGTGGACGCCATGGAACGCGCCCACGAGGTGCTCAACTACGTGGGTTTCGGCGAAAACCGCTACCGAAAAATGGAAACCTACTCGACCGGCATGTGCCAGCGCGTCAAATTCGCCCAGGCGCTCATCCACGATCCGAAATTGCTTCTGCTCGACGAACCCACAAACGGTCTTGATCCCGAAGGCCGCATCGAAATGCTCGACCTCGTCCGCGAACTCGCCCACAAACGCAAGGTCATTGTGCTGTTGTCGTCGCACCTGTTGCCGGATGTCGAGTACGTCTGCGACCGGATCGTCGTCATGGCGCGCGGACGGGTCGCCATTGACGATACGATCGATCGGATTACCGCGCAGCGCGAAGGGCTTTACGAAGTGCGTGTGCGCGACAACCGCGAGGCCTTCATGGCCGCGCTCGAATCCGCGGGCTGCACCTGGCGCGACGAACACTCCGGCAACCTGCTGGTCGAAACCCCGCCCGCCACGAGCGTCCGGCTGTTCTTCGAGATCGCCAAGGCGCAACAGACCCAGATTCGCCACCTGCGGCCGGTGCGCCAAAGCCTGGAAGAAGCCTTCCTGCAGGCCATATCCGCCAACGATCCCGCGGCGGATCGCTGACATCCCGCGCAACCGGACTGCCCTACGCATAGCGCGCGGCGACGGCCAACCCCGTCGCGACGCTCGTGAACGTGTCGCGCTGGATGATGCGTTTGGCCCCGTAGCGCGATTCAAGCATCTGACGCACGGCGGGAACAAGGCACGTGCCACCGGTCGTCAGCACATAGTCAATGTCGCCGGGCGCAATCCCGGCGGTTTGTTCCGCCTCCTCGATGCTTTCGAGCATGGCGTCGAGATCGTGCCCGATGATATGGGCGAATTCGACCTGCTCAAGTCGTTCACGGATTTGGATGACCTCGCGCGCGATGACGATATCGGTTTCGGTGACGGACGATAGCCGTTTCTTGGCGGCCTCGGCTTCGCGCGCCACGAGATAACCGTAATTGCGTTGGACAAGATATCGAAGCGCGCGGATCGCTTCCGGTTGATCCGAACTCATTTCGACGGCGGTAAGCCAGTTGAGCGTTTCCTCCGTGTTGAGCTTGTAGAGGTTTTGCCAGTCGAGGATATGGTTGAACAGGAACTGCGGGATGGGAAGATTCGACGGACCGTAGCGCGACTGGCTTCCAAAACGCGGAAAAAGCTTGGCCTGAACGATTTCGCGATCGATCGCGTCGCCCGCCACCGGCACACCGGCCACCCCGAGGATGCGGCTTCCCGCCACGCGTTCCATGGCGTTTCCCCCGGCGCCGAACGTCATGACGCATACGTCGCAGGTGCCGCCGCCGATGTCCACTACCATGAGCGTCAGATCGCGGTCGGTGGTGACGGCGTATTCCAGACAGGCCGCGACCGGTTCATAGAAGAAAATCACTTCCTCGAAGCCCGACAGGCCCGCCGCGACGCGCAACCGGCGTTCGGCAACGGCATCCTCGCCGGGATTGGCGCTGAATCGCACCGGACGGCCCATGACGACCTTGACGACAGGCGCGCCCGTTTCCGCCTCGATGGACTGTTTGATGCGCCGGAGGATCATGGCCACGAGTTCTTCGATCTGGTAGGTCTGGCCGAAGACCTCGGTGCCGCGAAACGCGCGGTAACGCAGAAGGCTCTTGAGCGACTGGAACAGCCGACCCGGCGAATTCACCTCCACTGTGGCCGACACACGGACACCTTCCGTCACGCGCGGCTCCATCAATTCGATCGGGCGATATCCCTCGCTCTTGTCCGGTTCCGACGCGACATAGGCCTCGATCGCCGTGTTCAGATCCACCTGTTCCAGCCGGACCTCGCGATCCACATTGCGTTCGATGAAGGCGTCGGCGGCCGCGCGCCCGACGATCTGCTCGCCCTCGCGCGACAAGTACAACAGCGACGGCAGCGATTGCGGCGCGTCGTTCAGGCGATCCAGTTCAAGCACCCACGTTCGTTCGCCGTCCGAGATCGCCGCGCTGGAATTGGTCGTGCCGAAATCTATCCCGCAATACAACTTGCTCACACGTAACACCTCGGTGTTTTCCCCGCGCATCCGGCCATGCGGCGCGCCAAAACAGCGAAGTATAGCACGCGTGCCGATAAAACCAAAAACGCGCTGGGATCAGGTGAGGCGATCCTATTGTTTGGATTTTGACCGGTCGAAACGGTAGTTGCGCTTGGGGGTGGGAGCGGACCGATCTTTTGGTTTGGATTGTTCGTTTTGCGGGGGCACGAATTCGAGTGTTGGAGGGGTGTCCGCCTTGGGTTGTTGCAATTCTTGCGGTATGACGATCGGGGCCCTAGACTGTTTCGGCGGGACGCCCCGCATGGGGGCACTGGATTCGGTTGAGGGCATGTCTGTTTCCGCGGGCACGGAGGCATTGTCGGATTGGTTTTGCTGATTCATGGCGGCCCCGGTTTCAGACCGGAAGGGTTCGCCTGGGGAAGCGCCGGACGTCTCGCCGGGAATCACAAGCCGCGAGGCGCGGAATTCCGCGGGGCCGAGAATCGCGTAAACGGCGGGTCCCTGTTCGTCGTCTGCCGTAAAGGTTCGCGATTCGGCGTCCAGCGTTTGCGCGGGCAAACGCACCCAGTCGCGCCGCGTATCGCAGGCGTGGACGGCAAGGGATGGAAGGTTTTCGCGCGCGCACAGCACGGCGGACACCGGAATTTCGAGCCGGATGTGAACAGGGGCGGCTTTGGGCGCTTTTTCGATTTCCATGTATACGGTGAAAGGCACAAGACCCTCGGGCGGGGGCGCGGGCGGTTCCGACAAGGCGTTCAGGCGCGCCTCGACGGGCGCTTCCGATGTAAGGATAATCTGGCCGCCGGTTCCCTTGGGGCGTAGACATAGGGACCGGCCCCGGGCGCTTGTCGCATGGCGCTGGACGTCTTCGAGGGCAAACCGCGTGACCTTGAAACGACGTTCCGCCATCAGGTCGAGTTGATCGGCGAAATGCGGGGATTTCGGATCCTCCGAACTTCCAAACGGGACCATCGAGACGGCCGATGTTTTCTCGCCGAACGAGACGGCCATCGCAAAGCCGTAGCCGTAGGTCACGCGCCACTTTTTCGCGTCGAAAGCCGTGTCGGACGCAACCATAATCGGTTCGCCGCTCGTGGCGCCCGCAAGTCCCGCCTCGCGTGCGCCGCGGGTGAGGGTGTGGACGCTGCCCCAGGGCACTGACACGGAATCGAATTCGTTCCGCATCATGCGGGCGGCGTCGAGCGCCGCGCTCATGATCGCATCCTGAAACGGTTCGCTGTTTTCCTGGAACGCAATCATCAGGGCGTCGTCCGCTTGCCACGGGGCGCTCATGCCCATGCCGTTCATCGGCTGGACATGGCGGCGCAGCGACGTCCACCATGCATGGTAGAACGTCATGCCCGTGCTGGCGGTGTCCGAAAGTCCGTTCCACGAACGCAGGAGATCGATCCCCGCGGCGAGATCCGGGTGGGCGTCGTTCACAAAATCGGCGCGTTGATCCGCGAGTTGAATCAAGCGCTGCACCGCGCCGCCCGCGCCCGGCACGACCACATCGTAGAGCATGGCCTGGCAATCGCGAAACGATCGTTTTCCCATGGCCAGCAGTCGCCGCACTCGTTGGGCGCGCAGGGAGTCGCGGTCGCGCGAAAACCAGCCCGGCAACCGAGCCGGATCGAGACCCGTGCCGTCTGTGACCGCCCAAGGCGGCGTGCCGCAGGCTTGCAGATAACCCGAAGGCGGATTGGCGAGCGACGGCAGCGCATCGGGGGGGATGATGCCCTGCCAGCGAAAGAGCGGATTGGCGCCGTCCAGGGGGGCTGTCCAGTCAATGAGGGCCGGTTCGCGTTGTTTCGATGCCGGCGGCCGTTCGGGCGGGGCGAGATTGGGCATGCCGGGTTCGGGTTCCTTCGGGGGCGCGGGCGGTTCGGGCGGAGGGCCGTCTGCAACGGGCTTGTCGCCCATTTTGGCATTGTAACGATAAAAGATGTTTCCCTCCCGGTCCGCGTACACGATGTGGAAACACGGCAACTGGTGCATGGCCAGCGCCGCCAGAAACGCGTCGAGATTCTGCGCGTGCGCCATTTCCATCAACTGGGCGATTGCGCCGAAATCCTCGTATCCGCCGACCAGATAGCCGCAGGGATGGCCTTTGTCCGAACCGACGATCGGACCGTGCGGGCCGGTCATGCACGACACGCTGCGCATGTCCGCGCCATGGGGAGTATGCACATAATAGGGACGGGCCGTGGCGATCATCAATTCCTGCAGGAGCCGTTCCTCGTCCGGCAGCGGCGGCAGGTTGAGGATGCGCGGATCGCGTTTCTGCATGCCGAACGATTCGACATACACGTCGGCGAAATCCGGCTGATTGGGCGTCAACGCCCAGCCCAACACCTCGTTGTGTCCCTGAAGGATTACCGGCAACCCGAACAGCGTCGCGCCCGCCATGTTGATTCCGGGGCAATTCAGGTGCGCCTCGTACCATCGGAACGGGCTGTCGTAATGCGTGTGCGGATTGATCGCCAGCAACGTCTCGCCCGATTCCGTTTTGGACGGCGCGATGGCCCATGCGTTTCCCGACAGGGAAGGCGGATCGCGCCGCCAGACATTGGGTAGATCAAACGGCGCGAAACTCATCAGGTAACAGTGCAACAGGGCCAAGGGATCGTGCGGCCGCACGCCGTCGCACCAGACCGGCACGCGATCCGGATGTTCGACGATCCACGCGTTCGCGCCCACGGCAAATCCTTCGCACAGATCGATCGTCAACGGATCGAGCGAGGCCAGCGCGCGTTGCGCCTGATCCGCATGCGCCATCTTCAGCGCGAACTCGTCGGACGGCGCCAAGGCCTCGCCCAGAACCTCGGCCGCGCGTCCGCCGGCCACCCGGTACGCCATGAGCATCGCTTCGAGGTGATCTTCCGCCTGGGCGTATCCGAAGGCGAACGCCATGGCGCGCGGCGAGTCGCCGTAAACGTGCGGAACACCCCATTCGTCCCGGTAGACGGATGCCTGCGCCCATAACGACGCCGTGTCGCCGCTGTATTGCGCGAACGCCGCGCCGAGCCACAACGACAGCGCAAGGCAAAACCCACACGCGCGAAAAAGCCGTTTGGCCGACGCGAACGACACTCCCTGCTGCGCTTGAAGCCGACACCACAACATGGCGTTTATTGTACGCATGCGGGATGACGCATGTGAAATTATGATTTCGGGAAATTGGCCGGATGAATACCGTGTGCTATAATCCGCCCGCTTTGCCGAACTGAAAAGAAGACGTTGACGATGGCATCGATTATGACGGGAAAAGTGTACGATTTGTACGGATTCGGGATCGCCGCCGTGGACGATCTCATCGAAATCGCCCATTTTCCGCAGCCGGGCACGAAGGCCGAGGTGCTTGGACGCCGCCGCCAGGGGGGCGGACTTTGCGCCACGGCGCTTGTTGCGGCGGCCCGTATGGGCGCCAAGTGCATGTACGGGGGCTTCTTGGGCCGGAACGAACTGTCGGATTTTACCCGGGCGGTCTTGCACAACGAAGGCATCGGCACGCCGGAAGACATTCCGTATCCGGACGCCGAGCCGTTTCATTCGACCATTCTCGTGGATCGCGCAACGGGCGAGCGCACCATCCTGTATTCACGGGAAAAGGTGGTCGCGCCGTGGGCCCGCGACGTCCGCGCCGATCTAATTGCCGCCAGCCGGGCGCTGTTCGTGGACCATTTTGCGCCCGAAGCGACCGCCCATGCCTGCAAAATTGCCCGGCGGTTCGGCATTCCCGTCATTGCGGATATCGAAAACGTCAACGAGGCCGGGGTGCGCGAGGTCGTCGCCTTGGCGGACCACCTGATCATCCCCATCCGGCTGGCCATCGAACTGACCGGCGCGGGCGACATCGAGTCCGTGGTGTTTGCCCTCTCGCAGCAGCGCGCATGCACGGCCGTGACGGACGGCGCCCGCGGTTGCTGGTATCTCGAAGGCGGCAAGGACATGCGCGTCCGGCATCAGCCGGCGTTCACGGTCGAGGTGGTGGACACAACCGGCTGCGGCGACGTGTTCCACGGCGCTTACGCCGCCGCCCTCCTGTCCGGAAGCGCCATTCCCGATGCCATCCGCTTCGCCGCGGCCGCCGCCGCGATCAAGGCTACGCAGCTCGGCGGCCAGCAGGGCATTCCCGACCGCGCCGCCGTCGAGTTTCTCCTACGGGATCACTGATTCCCGGAAAGGGCGACGAGTATCGGGCCGGAATCATTGCAGGCGCACAATCGCCGCCGACCACCCTTCCGGAATCCGAATCTCGCTGAATCGGTTTCCATCCCGTTCGACGGTCGGCACGACAAAATCCGCCTGTTCGCGGCCCGTGTCGTCGAAGACGTGCGTCTCGTGATGCGAGGCATCGCCCCAACCGTAGCAGCCGCTTTTCTTGGTGACGATCCGTTCTTGCCCAATGATGTATCCCTCATGCAACTCGATGGGGGTAATCGGAAACATGTATTGCGTCAGGTGCGGATGCGTCGGGATCACGGTCACGTCGCCGTACCAATGGTAGACGCACCCGTAATCGAGCGCGGCCAGCATCACGGCATACGCATCCGCCTCATTCCGTTCGGTCAGGTGATCGCCGAGCGCAATCGGCGAGTGCAGATGCGCCTGCGTGCAATGCGTGATACTGCCGGTTTCCACAAAGCAGGGAAAACGAAGCGCCGCCATCGCGCGCGTGACCGGCGGCCCATTGCCGACCAGCGGTCCGCGTTGCAGGATGCGTTTGGCCAGCGCCACGCGCCACGATTCCGACAGCAACGTGACCGACGACTTGAGGCCGCCCAGGGTAAACTTCACCGGATCGATATCGCCGGAACAGCCGTCCCACGGATCGCCGTAATGGTAATGCCAGCGGCTGTACTCGTGCTCGTCCCAATAAACACCCTCGGCGCCGATCTCGTCGAAGATGATGTCAATGTTCTTTGCGATGGCGGCGCCGTAACGATTCGTCTCCGTGGGAATGAAGATACGATCGTGCGGTTTGCCGTAATCGGCCTGACGGCCGTCGGGCCGCAACAGGCGCGCGTCCGCGTAACGTTCCGGCGCCTCGTCGAGCACATCAATGAAACAATGAAAATACACGAGGCACTGGGTGCCCGGCGCCAGGGAACGCCAGCGGTTGAAGGAAGCCGTGTAATTGTCGTGCGGGACCTCCTGGAACGACGTGCCGTGCGTGTACTGCCCTTTGTAACGCGGATAGTCAATCGAGGCGCACGCCCACCGCGCGCTCTTGAAGCGTAGGAAGTGGGCGATCTGTTCATCGGACCATGCATCCGTCAACGGGCCGGAACGCAGGAAGGCAAACCCGCCTTCGATCGTGAAATTCGCATCCAGCAGACGGCGCACGGCGTTCAGAAATGTCCAGTAGTCCGGCGCGGCCGCGGGGATGATCGCCCATTCCGCCGTGTACGTCGCGCCCGGCCGCAAGACGAGATTGTTGTCCGCGATGCCCGCATGGCCGGAGGCCGCGAAATTCGCGATATGAACGCGGAACACGTCATCGAGGGGCAGCAGTCCGATGCCTTGTTTTTCCGTTGCGGCGAAGGTCGTGGGATTGGAGGGATCCCCGCGCGAACCGCTTCCCGCGCTCTGTTCGAGTCCCGAAAGCCACACCTTGCGAAGCCGTTCGCCCAAGACGAGTTGATGGCGGTGGATCAAGGGCAGTTGTTCGTTCGTCCGGTTCGTCCAGGTGTCGCGCACGACCAGGGCCTCGGGACGCCGTTCGATCGCGCGTTGATGATCGAAAAATGCGCACGCGGTATGTGCCCACGTGGACACAGGCATCGAGAATTGGCTTTCGATCCGGAAGATTTCATCGTTGAGCTTGACCTCGATAACGGCATCGGGCTTTTCCTCGACTTCGTAGGCGACGGCCGCCACGGACGGTTCGATAAACGGCAATTCACCCGTGGGCGGACCGGCCTTGGCCTTGGCGGCCGGTGGCGGAATGCGGAACGAGACGCGGCCGTTCGCGGCGATCAACGGATTCTTCACCGAGGCCGCCGCGACGTTTTCGAGGATCAGCGTATTCTCGCCGGCGTAAACGAGCCCGGTGACGTCCCATTCGAACGAACAGGCCCTGATTCCGTCAAGCAGGCCGTAGTGCGGGTCGGCGTCTACGCTCGTGTAATCCGGCGCGTAGAACACGTTGAACACGTTGCCGCCGCCCGTGGAATACACGTCGCCTCCGCGCGACTTGACGCGGGCCGGCTTGTTGGCCAGCATCGCCATCGTCACCGGCTTGTCGTTCAGCGTCAGCCGCAGAGCGGATGTAAAACCGGCCGGACGTTCCGTGTGAAGCCGTGCGTCGAAGGCAAGGACCGCCTGTTTGCCTTCCGGGGCCGGTTTCATGGTAAACGTAAATATCTGTTTGCCGCCTTGTTCGAGTTGAAGCGCATCGAAAACGATCGTGGGCGATTCGGATGCCGGCACGGTTCCATCCGTTCTCGCCAGCACGGCGGCGCGCAGACGCGATCGCGTATGCCCCCATTTCCCGGACGAAGTCGTCATAAGCGATTCTTGCCGCGCATCCGGCCCGTCCGTATCCGAGATTCCCGCCTCGATCCGCAGCGGCGTGCCTTCTGCCGGTTTAGCGACGCCCAGCACGTTCCACGGAATCGCCGCCTCCAACGCATATCCCGCCGCCGTGGGTTTCGCGGCCACCGCAATTTCCGAGACGGACGTCCCGTGAGGACGGTAGATGAATGCCTCGGGCGGACAATCAATCAGCGGATCGCCCGAGTTGAAGAAGTTGCCAGGACTTAGCGCTATCTGGAATTGCCCGTCGCCGAACGCATCGCGCGCGGGATCCAAGTCCGGTTGCGCATCTACATAGAGTTCAACGTGATCGCCCTGCCAGATCGTATCGCCGCGCCGCGTCTGGCGAAGGTTGTCGTCCGTCACTTCCGCAGCCACGAAGAGGCATTCCGCACGCCACGCCAAATGGACAATGCCGCTGAGATCCGCGGGCGATTGCCAACCGCCCGAACCCCAAACGACCTGCTCCGGTTTATCAATAACCATCGCATTCGGCATCGTCGTCCATTCGTCCAAAACGCCATCCACGGCGATCGGCGGATCCGGACGCAGGGGAATGGCGATGGCCGATGGAGTCTCAGCGACATGAACAATCGCCAGCATGAAGATCGCAATTCCAACATTCATGGCATGCCTCCTTGCCGGATTGATGACGGCCAGACGCTTTGTTCCTTGGACTGGATAACGGGCTAAAACAGGATAGAGCGTTCTGGCCGGCTATCCCGCGCAATCCAACGCCTCGTCCACCATCGCCAGGTAGTTTTCGACGGGAATGTAACTCGGAATCGAATTTCCGGAACCGATTGCATACCGTCCGCGCGCGCCGCAGGTTTCGATGAGATGCCGCGTATGGGCGCGTACGGCTTCGGGCGCGTCCTGCGACAGGCGGTTGATGTCAACGCCGCCAAGGACGCCGATGCGATCGCCGTATCGCGCATGGAAGTCTTCGACCGGCATGATGACGTCCTCGAACGAGTGCTTCGCGTCAATGCCGACATCGGTGATAAGGTCGTCCATGATGGCCATGACGTGCCCGCACGAATGCAGAAAGAAGGGGAGGCCGTTTTCATGCGCGATCGCCGCGAACTGTTTGTGCCACGGAAGGCAATACCGGCGCAGCGCATCGGGCGGAATGAGCGTCTGCGTGCGGAAGCCCATGTCGTCGCCCTGGAACAGCGCGATGATGTTCGGTAGCGCGATAAGCCTTTTGTAGTAGCCGATCAGGAGTTCGCCGGTGCGTTCCGCGACCGCCTGCACCAGATCCGGCGCCTCGCACAATGCCATGCACAGCCCCTCCAGCGACATGAGCCGCGAAAGGTGTTCGAAATGGCCGCCGCCGTGGCAGGTGATCAGCCCCATGCCGTCCGGCAGATGCGTGGCGATGTATTCGAGCGGGAATAGATCCGCGTCTTCGGCTTTCGGCCACGGATACCGCTCGAATTCTTCCCAGTTCGTAATCGCGCCGCGGTGTTCCTCCGCCCAATAGCGCTGTTTGTCAACGCCCGGGGCCGTATCGGCCGCCGCGAGAGAAGCCGTCTGGAACGGCATGCCCGTCTCGAACCGCACGAAGTCGTACCCGAGCCGATGCCAGCACGCGATGAAATTGTCCCAATACGCCGCCTGCGATGCGCGGTCCGGGCCCTGTTCGACCCACTCGCGGCCCAGCAGTTCTGTCACGATGCGCCGCTGTACCGATTCGTCCACGATGTACTCGACCAGCGGCACGCGGCGGTTCGATCGCCCCATGACGATGTCAATGAATTCCCCCGCATTCGGCGATGGTTTTTTCAAGGGCAAATGCTTCAGCATGGTCATTTCAGTTCCTTGTTCGGAAAATCGCCTGCGCTCTTTGGCTTCTCCTTCTCGCGCCTTTTCGAAAAGGCATCCGACCGCCACTCTGTTCGTGCGCGTAATCGTGCGCATCCACACGATAGTTTCTTTGTCCGCAACTTCTGTGCATGGTACACAGAAGTTGCGGACAAAGAAATCATATCCTTGATTGAGGCATTGCAGCTAAGCCGCGTTAGGAGATTTCCGTCTGTTGCTCGATTACGAGGACGATTATGAACACGAACACGAGACAACCGCTCGCCTCCGGTCGTTGCTTTAGTTTAGCATATCCGGCATGATGCAGGGGAAACCCGTCTCTTGGAACCACAGGAGATTCTCCATGAAACACGTATTGTGTGCGCTGGCCATTCTGGCGGCGATTCTCGCTGCGCCATGCTCGGACGGGGCCGACTTGACGGCCCGGAAAGCCCCGAAAAACGGCCTGTGGATCGAAACGCTTGACCTGTCCGTCATGAATCAGGGGTTCAAGCGGCCGCAGGCCTGCAAATCGCTCATGGGATTCCCCATCGCGCTGGGCGGCGTCCAGTATCCGCACGGCATTGGCACGCACGCCGTCAGCGAGTTTTTGATCGATCTCAAGGGGGCGGCGGTGCGTTTCGACGCGATGGCCGGCGTGGACGACGAGACCCGCGGGCAGGGCTCGGTCGCGTTTGAAGTGTGGGTTGACGATCGCAAGGTCTCGGAAACCGGCCTCATGCGCGCGGGTGACAAGCCGAGGGAAATCTCCGTGGATCTCACGGGCGCTCGGTATCTTCTGCTCATGGTGTGCGACGGCGGCGACGGCACGAAACTCGATCATGCGGACTGGGCAGGGGCGTTGCTGACGCTGATGCCCGGCGCGAAGGAAAAACCCGTCTCCATCGGCATCGGTTCGGAACCCCCGCCGCCCATCGCATCCAGCATGAATCCGGAACCGGCCATTCACGGGCCGCGCATCACCGGCGCGACGCCGGGGCGGCCGTTTCTGTTCCTGATTCCCGCGACGGGCGAAGGGCCGCTGACGTTCGAGGCGCGGGACCTTCCCGCCGGTCTCGTCCTCGACTCGACGACAGGCATCATCACGGGCGCGCTGAAACAAGCGGGAAGCACGGATGTCCTGTTGACGGCGTCCGGGCCAAAGGGAAAGGCCTCGCGAACGCTGACCATCGCCGGCGGCGAAAACATGCTGGCCTTGACCCCGCCCCTCGGCTGGAATTCATGGAACGTCTGGGGCGTGGTCGTGGACGACGAGAAAGTCCGCGCCGCCGCCGATGCGCTGGTATCGAGCGGACTCGCCGCGCACGGTTTCCAATACGTAAACATTGACGATTCCTGGGAAGGCGACCGCGATGCAAAAGGTGTCATTCAGACCAACAAGCGTTTTCCGGACATGGCCGCCCTCGCGGACTATGTCCACGCGAAGGGTCTGAAACTCGGTATCTACTCGTCGCCGGGACCGAAAACCTGCGCCGGTTACACGGGCAGCTACCGGCATGAACAGCAGGATGCCGACACCTATGCGGCATGGGGGATTGACTATCTCAAGTACGACTGGTGCAGCTACCGCGACATCGCGAAGAGCGCCGAACCGGAGGAACTCAAAAAGCCTTATCGCCTCATGCGCGAAGCCTTGAACCGCTGCGGCCGCGACATCGTCTTCAGTATTTGCCAGTATGGAATGGGGGAGGTCTGGACATGGGGCGCGGAGGTAGGCGGCAATCTGTGGAGAACCACCTA from Candidatus Hydrogenedentota bacterium harbors:
- a CDS encoding ABC transporter ATP-binding protein gives rise to the protein MSLTAISLNDVHVSYGDLNVLQGMTFDVAADGSTGRAVGLLGPNGAGKSTLLKTLLGFLRPRKGSAALFGLPMPERALEARQRLGYMPERDIVSPKVSAVSLLTHCGSLSGMSRVDAMERAHEVLNYVGFGENRYRKMETYSTGMCQRVKFAQALIHDPKLLLLDEPTNGLDPEGRIEMLDLVRELAHKRKVIVLLSSHLLPDVEYVCDRIVVMARGRVAIDDTIDRITAQREGLYEVRVRDNREAFMAALESAGCTWRDEHSGNLLVETPPATSVRLFFEIAKAQQTQIRHLRPVRQSLEEAFLQAISANDPAADR
- a CDS encoding Hsp70 family protein translates to MSKLYCGIDFGTTNSSAAISDGERTWVLELDRLNDAPQSLPSLLYLSREGEQIVGRAAADAFIERNVDREVRLEQVDLNTAIEAYVASEPDKSEGYRPIELMEPRVTEGVRVSATVEVNSPGRLFQSLKSLLRYRAFRGTEVFGQTYQIEELVAMILRRIKQSIEAETGAPVVKVVMGRPVRFSANPGEDAVAERRLRVAAGLSGFEEVIFFYEPVAACLEYAVTTDRDLTLMVVDIGGGTCDVCVMTFGAGGNAMERVAGSRILGVAGVPVAGDAIDREIVQAKLFPRFGSQSRYGPSNLPIPQFLFNHILDWQNLYKLNTEETLNWLTAVEMSSDQPEAIRALRYLVQRNYGYLVAREAEAAKKRLSSVTETDIVIAREVIQIRERLEQVEFAHIIGHDLDAMLESIEEAEQTAGIAPGDIDYVLTTGGTCLVPAVRQMLESRYGAKRIIQRDTFTSVATGLAVAARYA
- a CDS encoding penicillin acylase family protein: MRTINAMLWCRLQAQQGVSFASAKRLFRACGFCLALSLWLGAAFAQYSGDTASLWAQASVYRDEWGVPHVYGDSPRAMAFAFGYAQAEDHLEAMLMAYRVAGGRAAEVLGEALAPSDEFALKMAHADQAQRALASLDPLTIDLCEGFAVGANAWIVEHPDRVPVWCDGVRPHDPLALLHCYLMSFAPFDLPNVWRRDPPSLSGNAWAIAPSKTESGETLLAINPHTHYDSPFRWYEAHLNCPGINMAGATLFGLPVILQGHNEVLGWALTPNQPDFADVYVESFGMQKRDPRILNLPPLPDEERLLQELMIATARPYYVHTPHGADMRSVSCMTGPHGPIVGSDKGHPCGYLVGGYEDFGAIAQLMEMAHAQNLDAFLAALAMHQLPCFHIVYADREGNIFYRYNAKMGDKPVADGPPPEPPAPPKEPEPGMPNLAPPERPPASKQREPALIDWTAPLDGANPLFRWQGIIPPDALPSLANPPSGYLQACGTPPWAVTDGTGLDPARLPGWFSRDRDSLRAQRVRRLLAMGKRSFRDCQAMLYDVVVPGAGGAVQRLIQLADQRADFVNDAHPDLAAGIDLLRSWNGLSDTASTGMTFYHAWWTSLRRHVQPMNGMGMSAPWQADDALMIAFQENSEPFQDAIMSAALDAARMMRNEFDSVSVPWGSVHTLTRGAREAGLAGATSGEPIMVASDTAFDAKKWRVTYGYGFAMAVSFGEKTSAVSMVPFGSSEDPKSPHFADQLDLMAERRFKVTRFALEDVQRHATSARGRSLCLRPKGTGGQIILTSEAPVEARLNALSEPPAPPPEGLVPFTVYMEIEKAPKAAPVHIRLEIPVSAVLCARENLPSLAVHACDTRRDWVRLPAQTLDAESRTFTADDEQGPAVYAILGPAEFRASRLVIPGETSGASPGEPFRSETGAAMNQQNQSDNASVPAETDMPSTESSAPMRGVPPKQSRAPIVIPQELQQPKADTPPTLEFVPPQNEQSKPKDRSAPTPKRNYRFDRSKSKQ
- a CDS encoding PfkB family carbohydrate kinase translates to MASIMTGKVYDLYGFGIAAVDDLIEIAHFPQPGTKAEVLGRRRQGGGLCATALVAAARMGAKCMYGGFLGRNELSDFTRAVLHNEGIGTPEDIPYPDAEPFHSTILVDRATGERTILYSREKVVAPWARDVRADLIAASRALFVDHFAPEATAHACKIARRFGIPVIADIENVNEAGVREVVALADHLIIPIRLAIELTGAGDIESVVFALSQQRACTAVTDGARGCWYLEGGKDMRVRHQPAFTVEVVDTTGCGDVFHGAYAAALLSGSAIPDAIRFAAAAAAIKATQLGGQQGIPDRAAVEFLLRDH